Genomic segment of Strix aluco isolate bStrAlu1 chromosome 8, bStrAlu1.hap1, whole genome shotgun sequence:
GCGCCAGCACCAGCGCCCGCAGGGCCATGCCTGCCCGCAGCCCCGACGGGGCTCACGGAGATGCTCCCAGCCGCCGAAGCCCCCTCGGCACGGCGCAGCCCGGAGCCGCCGAGGAACCGCTGCGCACCCGTGGAGCGGAGCAACCGCTGCGCACCCGCGGAGCCCAGGAGCCGCTGCGCACCCGCGGTTGCGGCTttgcccggcgcggcggggcggggatcACGCCACCGCCGCCGGCCCCATCGGCCCACCCGGGCGGGTTAACCATTaacggggccgcggccggggaaGGGCGCGGGTGGGGGCGCGGGGATGCGCGTCGGGGGGGCGCGAGGGGGGGGCGGGCACCGGCCCCTGCCCGCCAGGGACGGTCCCCCCAGAGTCCCCGTGCATCGCTGGGGGCTCCGGCGAGCAAAACGCAGACGCTCAAGGACTATTTTCAGAAAGGGCTGAAAGCTTTTATGTGCCTCATACTGGCTTACTTCAGAGATAAATTTCCATGAAAGCCTCTAATCCTGTTTAGGCGTTTTTTACAGAGTCGTCACACATCGCAAATATGATTTTTCCAGGATACGGGTGGTGCTTTCCTGGGGCACCCACCGCTGCTTCCCACCGCTCCCCTCCCGCAGCGCTGCGCTCCCCGCTGCCCCGACATCCCCGATGACCTTCGCCAGaccccttccctgctccctgaTTTTGAGGGAAATGGGCATTTATTTTTACAGGCTATTTATAAGCTCCTCAGAGCTGATATGGCTTATATGGATGTATAAATTTTATatgggtgtgtgtgttttataatGATGTCTATGGTTTATATGCATGAATatgttttatatgtatttatacattttacttttaatgAGATCTCGAGTGGGTGCCTGGTTTGGGTAACTGGGGGGGATGCCAGACCCCACTTGCCCCCCACTCTGTGCCACGGTGAACTGACATCGCTGGGGTCTGGCATCCAGGGCCAGGCTCCTCACGGGGACAAGTCTCGCTCCCAGTTTCCAGCTCAGCTTAATCAGGCGCCGCTAAAGCCCTCCTGCAACACGGAGCTGATGCTTCGGGACACCCTCAGGGCAGCGGAGCACTGGGGGACCCCCCCCTGTCAAGGGGGACAGgctccctctccctgcagagtCGCTCACTTCCTTTTCACACAGGGGACAAGCTGTGTCCGAGGGAAGGACGACGAGACCCAACTGAGGAGGGAGTGGCAaagagcccccagccccacacgcACCCCACGTGCTGAGCAACCCTGGGGAGGCCTCGGCATGAATACCCGACCCCAACGCCTGCACGGGGAGTGTGAGAGATGCCCAGTCCCGGAGCTCTCTGGAAGGAGTGGATAgctgcagaaagatttttttttttttttcatgaaaaaaatattcagaaatagcCAAAAACTTGCACCTTGTAGAGTCTGATTCCTGTCCTGGCAGACAGGGGAGCTTCTATCAgccattcctgctgctgctgagagcagcacctGCCGGCTCTTTGTGTAAGGGGTGTCCTGTTAGGAGTGAGGAAGAAGTGAGcagaaaaggcaacagaaaagaGCCCAACAAAGTGGAAAGGGCCCCTAAATCCCCTGCTGTCCCCCAACCCCGGGGCAGTGCTGGCAGAGGGCAGGGTGATGCTGAGCCGGGGGTGTCTCCCGCCTGCATCTCTCTGTGGCTGCAGCAGTgacaggcaaaaatcaggcccTTTTCACCTCCCATTTCTGGGGCAGCACAGCGTGATTAGATAATTCAGGAACCGAAGAGCTGCCGCAGCCCAGGACTCATGTTCACTGCACCAGCCGGGAATCGAACCCGGGTCGCAAGAATGGGAATCTTGCATGATACCACTACACCACTGGTGCGCGGGTGCTGGGCCCCACGCGTGCCACCAAGGCCACGTTCCATGACCCCCTCCCGCGTGGGGTGGGCACCCCCCATAcacccccccatcccttccccaaCCCCCATCAGCTCCCAGTCGCTCCCCGGACAGACACGGGGTTCCTGCGGGTGGGGGTGACACGCGTGGGGGAGCGGCCAGgcgctgtgccccccccccacacccccccgagAGGGCGAGCAGACGGCCGGGGCCCTTTGGGCTTTGCAGAGCTCTTAATTTCATGCAGGAATGTCCCGTTTCTCACAATGTTTAACCTCAGCCGGCGTGGGCGAGCGGAAcccgccggccccggcagccTTTTTGCCCGCCGCCCACCCGTGGAGGATGCTCCGTGGAGGGATGTGGCCCCCCAAATCCAGCTGCGCAAAGGGGCGGGAGGAGAGACTTCAGTCCCCATCTCAGCCCTCTCCTCTGTCCCTGCCCAAAGAAAATGCGTCTGAAAATCAAGTTTCTTTTGCCAACAGCACAACAGGACGTGAGATGGGCCAAAGCTTTCAGGTATCTCAAGACTCCCACGCTCAGCGACAGAGCGAGGTCCTGCCCCGGGCACCCTCCAGAGCTCAGTGAGACGTGGGCCCCTCCGAAGGGGCGTCCCCGCAGCCGCCATGCTCCCCCCTGCcgggaaggacaggcaggagtGGAGCAAGTGTAAACAGTTGGGTAACGCTTCCTCTTGGACGGCCGCTCGCGATCCTGCCGCCAATATTTAGCAAACACCGGTGTCTTGGTTCCCCACCCTCCTGACAGCACCGATGGCCACAAACACCCCGAGCGCGGGGGTGCTGCCTGCCCTTTTCCCAGCGCCGCTGCGGTGAGGCGAAGGTGAGCAAAGGGCACAGTGACACCAGGAGGGGTGTCACGGAGGCACGAAGCCCCCAGGCAGAGCCGTTTCTTGTGTCGCGCTGGATTGCACCAGCAAAGCACTCCCTGGGCGGCAGGGGAGCATCGTTTCCATGCTCCATCCCCCTTAGGTGCCGGAGAACAGCTTTCCCCCTGCTTTTGGGCTTGTCAACCCCCATAAATTTGCTGAAGAGCAATAAATAAGAGCATAAATTTGAACAATAAATAAGACCATATATTTGAGCAATAAATAAGAGCATAAATTTGCGCCTCCAGCAGATACGTGCTCCCCAGCCTCCTGGGGCCGTGCCAGGTGCCCACGCAGCATCCAGCCCAGCTTTCCCAAAACAGGGTGAGGGACTCTCAGCATCCCCACACTGTTGGATCCGTTGATGCTTTGATCCGAACACAGCTGCCCCGGGGAGGCTCAGCCACGCAGATCCCCGCGGCCCCGAGCAGCCCAAGGGCAGACGGAGGTCGCAGCAGCTCCCGCCAGCGCTGCTGTCTCTGCATGTTGCAAAGAGGCTGCTCAAAAGCCACTGGGTTGCCCCTATCATGGTGACAAACCAGGCTTATCTCCATCAATGAGACTTGAACAAACACTTATTATTCAGAGGGAGTTTGGGGGCGGTGGGCTCCGGCATGCAAAGCCACCCATAGCGCTGTGGCTGTTGACACCAACCTGGCAGAGAGAAAATGTTGCCCAAAGCCATCACCTCGAGCAGGTCCTCGGGAAGCCACAGCCATCACCAGGATTTTGGCTCATCCTCTGTCCCCACCGGCACTGAAAACTTGTCCAGGAAATGGGTGACAACATGGTCTGTCTGCCTCCATCACCCCTCTCCCAACGTGGAGACATGAAGGCTGCCTGCTACCAGGATCTCATTTTAATTCCAGGGGGGCTTTGGTAAGTTGGAAAAAGGCTTTGCAGTCATCTCTGCCTTGTAAAGCCTACCTGGGTGAATACATCTTTACCTACCTAAACGCTGTTCCTGTTTCAAGCAGCAAAGCTAATCTTTTCCCTTCCTAAGCTCATTATTTATCCTGGATTCTGCCCGGCCTGGCATTTGCACTTTTCTGCGCTCACCCACAGGGCTCCGGTGAGGGGGCCCTTGTCCCCTCTGCTGCAGAAATTCAGGAGGTGGCAGTGGTCTCCTCAGGTTTTGCAGGACGGCAGCCTCCCCTACGGCTGGGTGGGGGCCAGGGGCGCAGCATGGCACAGGGGATGGTCAGGAGCCTGAGGGCTCCTCCACGCTGCAGACACTGCGCTTTCGGGGGTCAGCCCCAGCCCCTTTTCTTCCAGGCTGCAACCTCTGCATCCCCTCCACAAGCTGAGTCCATGCCAAGTGGCCGTTCTCTCCGGGAAATCAGTTTTCAGGCTCAAAAAGGCGGTCGCTATCCTCGAGCAAAGCATCAGGCCCCTCTTGGAGCCCGTAATAGAGGTCATCCTCCTCCCCAGCGCCTTTGCGGGGGGAACTGGGGTGCTGTCCCCCCGCTGGGGAGCTGGTCGGGGTGCAGCCGGAGCGGGTGGTGGATGGCCGGGGATGTCGGCCCTGTGGCAGGGGACTGCTGGGCACGGAGCCCTCCAGCGACGGCGTGTCCATGTCCTCCAGGAGCGACGCCAGTGGCGCGTCCCCCAGGgcgggctggggagggctgcaaGAACAGGGAGAGCTGAGGGGtggtgggcagggtgggggttACACTAAAGacagctgggcaggagctggggtttcccccagagctggtggctgctggACCCGGTCCTGGGCTTGGCGTTGCTCAGCCAGCGGCCCAGCATCACTAGTCCCCTTGCTGGGTGGTGGGGTGCACTGGGAGGCCCTGTCTCCCCCATCTCAGCCCCCCCGTGCCTGCTTTTACTGGGACAACCCGCCTGCCAGGTTCCTTCTCCTGCCCATGGGATGCCCATGAGGCCACCCTCACAGGCTGTGCCTGTGCCCCCGGGGAGAAAGCAGAGCACCCCATAGCTGCGTTTTGGCAGAGGGCGTGCCCGAGTCCGACATCCCGAGGTGGCACGGTGACCCCCATCTCCTGCAAAGTGCTTTTGGGACCTCCCAAACCAATGCACGGCCATCACACGTGGCATCTGGTTTGAGGGACACGTACTGAGCATCTCATTTCTATCAAAGTCTGACCAGGAACTTGGGATTTATTCTGGTGCAGGACATTGTTGCTatttatgaaatgaaataaaagccaaaTGCAAATTATAACCAAATGCAATCCAGATTTCCTCTGGGTAAATAATTTGGTACTGAGACTCCCCATGGGCTGAGTCCGGGctccagcagggctgggggtccaGGGGGTCAGTGTTGTGCAAGCAGCAGAGACCCCTCTGCCTCGTCTCTCTCCCACCACGCCGGGGGTCTGACACCCCCCAGTTTCACCCTGCATCCCGCCAGTGCCACCCTGACCCCGGAGGCATCACGTACCAGCTGCCTGCTACTGTTTCCAGCCGAGGTGCAGGATCTCGGGGGGGTTCTCCATCACCCCCCAGCTCTCGGTGGACCTCTGCTTTCGCCAGTTGGGAGCAACTGCGGGGTCTGGGCTGGCCTGTGGGGGGGAGTGGGTCCAAGCCCACCGTCTGCCTCTGGATCTGCTCATAGGATGGCAAGCTTTTCTCGTAGGTGCTGGTGGCCTCTTGGTTGGGGCAGGGTGTAATCAAGCTGCGGGTGAAGGAGGAACAGGGTGCTGAGCAGGCCCCAGATCCCCACAGAGCCGGGAGATGCTCAGGGACATGCACACAAGACTCCATCAGGTGTTTGAGGCCACTGAGGCCACATCACTGCCCACGCCAGCAGCGGATCTGTGCAGGGGGATGCCCACAGGACGGCAGCAGGATGCTTTGCACTCTCCAGCATCGCTCCAGCTCTGGTCCTGGGGCAGCTCAGCCAGCCCTTGCCTCCCCCACCACGGCCCTCACTTGTCATTTTTTTGCTGCAATAGGTGTAGTTGTCCCCTGTGCCAGTGTGCTCAGACACTGCCCTTGTCCCCGGGGGCAGGCAGATAACCGTGTGTACAGATGAAAACACCCACCAAAAGGGTGCTGGGACCTACCGGGCATCCCTCTCCGGCAGCACGATGGGTTTGTGGTCCAGGAACCGCTCAGCCTCGAGGTCCATGGGGATGAACGTTATCTGGAGGGGAAAGAAATGCAGAGCCCAGGGACCCTCGGCCCTCGGTAGTGGTAAAATGGCTGGGGTGTTCCCTCagctggggttttggttttttcccagcACATTTGGATGTCTTGCTTGGAaatggtttttttgggggggggaatcAATAAGGGCTTGAATGAACCCAGCACAGCCCACTCTCAGCGCCTTGTCCCCAGTGGGGTCATGCGTGTCCCCAAGCCCAGGGAGAGTCCCAGGGCTCATGGAGAAGGTTGGTGGCCAGGGACAATGCTGAGGGTGGCCCGTCCTTGAGCCCTGAGCGTGGTGACAAAGCCACACCTCCCTCCTCACCCGGGCTGAGCTTGGCTTTGGGGGGAGCTGGGGTCAGCTTCACCCTGGTCCCAAGGGACTCACAGCCAGTCCCGGGGGTCCCAGCTGGTCCCAGGGTCCCACGTGCAGCCCCAGATTTTGTGGGGTGCAGCCAAGCTGTTGATGGGCCATCCTGCATCACCGAGATCGGTGCCACAGCCGCCGTCTCCTTGGCAAAAAGCCTTTTCTGCCAGCTCCGTTTCCCGGGGCAGGGACGCGTGGCCGCCCTGCCGTGCCGGCGGTGCCCTCTGCCAAGGAGACCGGCCGGTGAGGGCTGTGCTCGGGGGGCCCGGCCCCTCCGCACCTCCATGGCCACGACAGCCCTTTCTTTGAAGTCATGGGAGCCCActgagcccccagccccctgcggggacagggaaggggctgACTGGGGGAGGTTTGCATGGAGAGATGAACACAAGCTGATTTCCTTGGGTTTATTCCCCGCTGCCTGCTTGGAAGCAGAGCCCCAGGTTCAGAGCAGGTGTGGGGGTACAGGGGACCCTCAGCCCTCGTTCGTGGTAAAATGGCTGGGGTGTTCCTTCAGCGGAGTTTTGGTCTTTTCCCAGCACATTTGGATGTCTTGCTtggaaatgggtttttttggaggggaatCAATAAGGGCTTGAATGAGGGAGTGAGGCCGCATCCTGCAGGCATCAACAGGGAGGTGTAGCAGGGTGTGAGCCTCCCAAACCAACACTTCCCCCTCCGGATCACCCCAGCTGGCTTCCCCCCGGGATCTGCTTCTAACCCACCccacagatggggaaactgaggcacagcccGAGGCTACATGTCCACAGCAGCCgaaaccccccaaacccagctGAGCCCTCGAGCCCCCCCGGAGGTGCACGGCGGCAGGACGGACCCTACCTTTGGGTAGCACTGGCACATGCTCCAGATGATGCCCACAACTATGAGCAGGACACCCAGAGCGCAGAAGGTGATGTAGATCTGGGGTTTTTCCACGCTCATGATGAACATCCCCGTCATCACCAGGAAGAAACCCAGCATGATGAACCCGTAACGAAAGGTCTTCTCCTCGGCCATGGGCACCGGGTGGGagaggcaggggaggggagatGCCAGGAAGCCCGTTTATCTCCAGCTGCTGCCCGCTGAGCACACCTCCAGGGTAAGGCAAGGAGTGGTTTCTTTCTCTGGAGGCTGCCAGGGGCTGAGGATCAGCTGCACGTTGAGCCTGGTCCTGCCCAGGGCTGAGCCAGCCAGTTTTTAACGGGTTTGTAATGAATGCAAACACTGACCCGCTGTTCACACTCCAGTGAAGCCGCCCTGCACGTGTCCGGGTAACCTTCCCTGCAGGCACACGCGGCCGGACCCCAAGCCTgggaagggatggggagggagagggcgGCACAGCACCAGAGACGGGGACCTGGAGGGAGGCTGGTCCCAATGGGacttccccagccctgggggctgGAGCTGGATTTGGCCGTAAATCGGAGCTGGCAGAGCCCCAAAATAAGGGGGACGCCAGGGCGCAGCACGTTTTCAAGGGCTGcggggctgcagcagggaaggagagggaactCCGGGGTCTTTTTGGAGGCTGGTGGGGTGGGAATAGCCCCCGCCTTgctccagctgggtgctggggacCCACTGGTGGTGCTGCCTCGGTGGGGCAGCAACCGGGCTGCAAAGGCGGGCTAAAGCCGGGGAAGGATGAAGTAGGGTTGGTCCACCCAGGGGGAGTGAGGACAAAGCGTCCGTGTGCCCTGTGTTTGCTTAAGATGGAGCTGGGGTGTTAAAATCTGTCCCCTTCCCAGCACACGTTCAACAGCCGGCGGGTAGTGGTGGGTTAATCAGCCTTTGTTTTGTTCCCTTGCTTTCCTGCCCGTGTGGGAACACCTATACCTGGCTTATGAAAAATAATCTATTATAAACAACATGTTATatggctgcagccctgcaggtCCGCAGAGGGCCCAGGGCAGCCCGTTATTTCGGTGggatggagcaactggcagcagcCCCCAATGCACTTGGAATTTCCTCTGGGCAAGGCTGCAAACCCATCCatggcgggcggggagggggttgTGCCTCTCAGGATGGCTTTTTATAGGACACTGCCTGAAATGCCAAGTGCACTTGGATGCCCTGAACGCACACAGGAGCCACTGAACATCTCTAAAGCAAATGAAGTGAGGCATGGGAAGTCAGTATGTGGGGAAAGCAAGGTCGAAGGGATGGTGATATGGCTGGAAGGGGCTTTGAAAAGGCAGAGGAGCAAACAGGGTGGCACAg
This window contains:
- the BSND gene encoding barttin, producing the protein MAEEKTFRYGFIMLGFFLVMTGMFIMSVEKPQIYITFCALGVLLIVVGIIWSMCQCYPKITFIPMDLEAERFLDHKPIVLPERDARLITPCPNQEATSTYEKSLPSYEQIQRQTVGLDPLPPTGQPRPRSCSQLAKAEVHRELGGDGEPPRDPAPRLETVAGSCPPQPALGDAPLASLLEDMDTPSLEGSVPSSPLPQGRHPRPSTTRSGCTPTSSPAGGQHPSSPRKGAGEEDDLYYGLQEGPDALLEDSDRLFEPEN